One Streptomyces sp. SAI-135 DNA segment encodes these proteins:
- a CDS encoding metalloregulator ArsR/SmtB family transcription factor, whose translation MSTPLYQLKAEFFKTLGHPARIRVLELLSEREYAVAEMLPEVGIEPAHLSQQLAVLRRTNLVKSRKEGSTVYYSLTSPHVAELLRVARTILSGVLAGQAELLADLQAAQMEGKRPS comes from the coding sequence GTGAGTACGCCGCTGTACCAGCTGAAGGCCGAGTTCTTCAAAACCCTCGGCCACCCGGCCCGCATTCGCGTTCTTGAACTGCTCAGCGAGCGCGAGTACGCGGTGGCGGAAATGCTGCCCGAGGTGGGTATCGAGCCTGCGCACCTTTCGCAGCAGTTGGCAGTGCTGCGGCGCACGAACCTGGTCAAGAGCCGCAAGGAGGGCTCGACCGTGTACTACTCGCTGACCAGTCCACACGTCGCCGAGCTGCTCCGGGTGGCCCGCACGATCCTGTCGGGCGTGCTGGCCGGGCAGGCCGAACTGCTCGCCGACCTGCAGGCCGCACAGATGGAAGGAAAGCGGCCGTCGTAG
- a CDS encoding ATP-binding protein produces the protein MQSVPVRENVPVPKEQTIQTTVALEGDSASIAHARRHAADFLTRVQAEHGLDVSQRATDLTRLVVSELVTNALKYAPGPVLMDLRIADDVVEVVVWDCDPVLPVARAADIGRVGQHGLEIVMAVAQGFEAQREPVGKRITARIALLDNSDEP, from the coding sequence ATGCAATCAGTCCCGGTGAGGGAGAACGTCCCGGTGCCGAAGGAGCAGACCATACAGACCACGGTGGCGCTGGAAGGGGACAGTGCGTCCATCGCCCATGCCCGCCGGCACGCCGCGGACTTCCTCACGCGCGTCCAGGCCGAGCACGGCCTGGACGTCTCGCAGCGTGCCACGGACCTGACCCGGCTGGTGGTCAGTGAGCTGGTCACCAACGCCCTCAAGTACGCGCCGGGCCCGGTGCTGATGGACCTGCGGATCGCCGACGACGTGGTCGAGGTGGTGGTGTGGGACTGCGATCCGGTGCTGCCGGTGGCCCGGGCCGCCGACATCGGGCGGGTGGGCCAGCACGGCCTGGAGATCGTGATGGCCGTCGCCCAGGGTTTTGAGGCGCAGCGGGAGCCGGTCGGCAAACGCATCACCGCCCGCATCGCACTCCTCGACAACTCCGACGAGCCATGA
- a CDS encoding anti-sigma factor antagonist, which produces MTIDWRYTIEQDLGVLSVAGYLGPDAARRFAGAIGWVVARGTGPVVVELSELRSWSVEGQLAITEAARRLAAAGRRLELAAIPADGSLVPARDCPDIPVHADLAAALAAHRTGETAGEGLTEERHEWRTTGWLSGHDQAAE; this is translated from the coding sequence ATGACCATCGACTGGCGTTACACGATCGAGCAGGATCTCGGTGTCCTGTCCGTTGCCGGTTACCTGGGTCCGGATGCGGCCCGTCGTTTCGCTGGTGCGATCGGCTGGGTCGTGGCCCGTGGCACCGGCCCGGTTGTCGTCGAGCTGAGCGAACTGCGCAGCTGGTCGGTCGAGGGGCAGCTGGCCATCACGGAGGCGGCGCGCCGCCTCGCCGCGGCGGGCCGGCGGCTGGAACTGGCCGCGATCCCCGCCGACGGCTCACTTGTCCCCGCCCGCGACTGTCCGGACATCCCTGTGCATGCCGATCTGGCTGCGGCGCTCGCCGCGCATCGCACAGGCGAGACAGCAGGTGAAGGACTCACCGAGGAACGTCATGAGTGGCGTACGACGGGGTGGCTCAGCGGCCACGACCAGGCGGCGGAGTAG